The region GTCGACTGTCACGTTCTGCACGGATAAGCGCGCTTATCCGTGCACGACGTGACAGTCGACGCGCTATCCGTGCAGAACGTGACAGTCGACGAGTGACGGGCGTTCCTTGTGGTCGCCAGTTCGTCGACCGCTGCACCGCACGCGGTTAGCGAGGACTATCCGCGCCTGGCGCAGCATTCGATTGCCTACCCGCGTCGAACGCAGCAGTCGATCCCCTATCCGCGCCTGGCGCCGCACTCGATTGCCTACCCGCGCCTGGCGCAGCAGTCGATTCCCTATCCGCGCCTGGCGCAGCACTCGTTTCCCCTATCCGCGTCGGACGCAGCAGTCGATGGCCACCCACCCACGGACGACGAACGGCCACCCGGCAGCTGCCGGGTGGCCGTTCGCGTCTCGAGGTGGTGCGCGCTACGGGCGCGGCTGCTGTCCCGGAACCTGACCCGGTCCCTCCGCCTGAGCCTTCAGCAGGTCACGGATCTCGCCGAGCAGGATGACGTCGTCGGACGGCGCCTCGGGCGTCAGCTCTTCGGCCTTGTTTCGGCGCGCCGCCAGCTTGTTCAGTGGCAGCACGACGATGAAGTAGATCGCCGCGGCGACGATGAGGAAGTTGAACAGCGCCGTCAGGATCGTGCCCGGTCGGAGTGTGGCGCCGACCTGCTCCACGCCGTTGGCGTCGGTCCAGACGGCGTTCCCGATGGTGAACGCCCCGATCTCGTCGAGGTTGGGCTGTCCGAAGATGCCACCGACGAGCGGGTTGATCACACCGTCGACGATGGCTGTCACCACAGCCGTGAACGCCGCACCGATGACGATGCCGACCGCGAGCTCGATCGCGTTGCCGCGCGAGATGAACTCCTTGAACCCGTTGAGGAATCCGGTGCGCTTGCGGATCGCGTCGGACGCCTGGGAGTAGCGCTGGGCGGGACTGGTCATGGGGTGCCTCCTGGGTCGATGGGTGCGAGCGCCGCGTCACGCCCCCGCCTCCACCGCGACGGTCAACGTGCCGCCGGCACTGGCGTCGAGCACGAGGGTAGCGACATCGCGCGGAACCGCCAGGAGGAGCAGCGGTGCGCCGCTCTCGCTCGACCCGAGCAGTCCGCCGGCGCTCTCGGCCTCGACCCTGCTGACCAGGACGGCCTCGGACGTCAGCAGCGTCGGCCCCGCGCCCGTGGCGGAGACGAGGCGCAGCGGCGTCGCCGTCGGCAGCAGGCTCGCGACGGCGGGGTCCGCCAGCCGCACCGGCACCACCAGCTCCCCGGGACCGGCGCCCGACCACGCGCCCTGCTCGACGAGATCGGTGCCGACCAGCGGCACGCCCGCCGCGACCGGGTGCCCGACGCGCAGCCCCGCGACGTCGTCGACCGCCCGGACGGCCGCGGCCGGGACCGCACCCGGCGGGAGGTCGAGCGTCGCGAGATCGCCCTCGGTGAGCAGGTCACCGGGCGCCAGGTCACGGGCGGGGACGACGACGGCGGTGTGCGCCGCGGGCGCAGGTCGCAGCGCCCCGATGGTTGACCAGGCCGCGATCGCGACGAGCACGGCCACCAGCGCAGGGCGGTAGCGCCACAGGAGCGAGCGCAGCGAGCGCCGCCGCGCGGGGAGAGGGGGTGCGCCGTCGTCATGCCGCGACGCTAGGGCCGGACGCCGACGCGCGAGGTGCGGGGACGGCCCGGTGGGGACGCGCGACGCCGAGCCGGCCCTGGGGACAGCGCGCCGCCACGCGATCAGGAGGAAGAACCGCCCGAGCTCGACGAGCCCGTGCCCGACGACGAGGACGACCCGCCGCTCGAGGACGACCCCGACCCAGTGCTCGAGGAGGACTCCTTCGAGGACGACGACCCGCCGTCCTTCGCCTTCGAGCCCGAGCCGGACTCGCCCGAGGAGGACGACGACGCGGACTCGCGCGACGCCGTCGTGCCGCGGGAGTCGTTGCGGTAGAAGCCCGAACCCTTGAACACGACGCCGACGGGCGAGAGCACCTTGCGCAACTTGCCGGAGCACTCCGGGCAGACCGTGAGCGCGTCGTCGGTGAACGACTGGTAGATGTCGAACGCGTGACCGCACTCGGTGCAGCGGTAGGCGTACGTCGGCATGGTGCTCCTCGACCTCGGGCCAGGGTGCGGCGCTCGGGCCGTCTGGCACTCTCCTGTGGCGAGTGCCAATGCTACGACGTCACGCCGCAGGCAGCTGCCACCACGAGGTCGGCGTCAGCACGCCGTGGACGGGCACGTCGTGCGGGGCGCGGGGCAGCGGCGGGTGGTTCGCCTCCTCGTCGTACACGACGCCCACCACGTGCGCGGCAGGATCCGCGTGCAGCAGCGCACGGTCGTACCAACCGCCCCCGAGACCGAGGCGAACCCCGGCGTCGTCGATCGCGAGCGCGGGGCAC is a window of Litorihabitans aurantiacus DNA encoding:
- a CDS encoding FmdB family zinc ribbon protein, producing the protein MPTYAYRCTECGHAFDIYQSFTDDALTVCPECSGKLRKVLSPVGVVFKGSGFYRNDSRGTTASRESASSSSSGESGSGSKAKDGGSSSSKESSSSTGSGSSSSGGSSSSSGTGSSSSGGSSS
- a CDS encoding SAF domain-containing protein, with product MAVLVAIAAWSTIGALRPAPAAHTAVVVPARDLAPGDLLTEGDLATLDLPPGAVPAAAVRAVDDVAGLRVGHPVAAGVPLVGTDLVEQGAWSGAGPGELVVPVRLADPAVASLLPTATPLRLVSATGAGPTLLTSEAVLVSRVEAESAGGLLGSSESGAPLLLLAVPRDVATLVLDASAGGTLTVAVEAGA
- the mscL gene encoding large conductance mechanosensitive channel protein MscL: MTSPAQRYSQASDAIRKRTGFLNGFKEFISRGNAIELAVGIVIGAAFTAVVTAIVDGVINPLVGGIFGQPNLDEIGAFTIGNAVWTDANGVEQVGATLRPGTILTALFNFLIVAAAIYFIVVLPLNKLAARRNKAEELTPEAPSDDVILLGEIRDLLKAQAEGPGQVPGQQPRP